ATCAGACGTACAGCTTTAAGCATTAAGTATTTTTTAAGAAACAACCATAAGCTGCAAAAATACCTGTACTTAGTCTTCTAGTTTGTTAAATTTAATATAAATAAAGTGCTAATTATAAAGCTCTAGTTCTTCGGTCACTTCACCCCATTTTGAAGTAAGCTCTTCAATCTTTTTCTTCTTAGCCTCGTATCTTTTAAAAAAGTCTGGCTTAGAACTGGTTTTAGCATAGTCTGCAGCAAGCTCCTGATCCATTATTTTAATTTCACGCTCCAGCTTATTCACTTCAGACTCAATATTACTAAGTTGGTTGTTAAGTGACTTTACTTTTTTTTGATCTTTATATTCTACCTTAGGAGCTGCTTCTTTTACTTTAACCTTAGGATCTTTTTTCTCTAAATCTCTTAAGTTTTCTACTGCGCGTTTCTCTAAGTAATAATCAATATCTCCTAAATATTCTTTTATCTTATGATCTTTAAATTCATAAACCGTAGAAGTTAGACCTTGTAAGAAGTCTCTATCGTGAGAAACTAATAATAATGTTCCTTGAAAGCTTTTAAGAGCTTCTTTTAAAACGTTTTTAGATTTTATATCCAGGTGGTTTGTAGGCTCATCCATCACCAAAACATTAAAGGGCTGTAACATTAATTTAGCAAGTGCTAAACGGTTACGCTCTCCTCCAGAAAGTACACGTACATATTTTTCTGCCTCCTCGCCTCTAAAGAGGAATGAACCCAGAATATCACGTACTTTACTTCTGTTTTTCTCATTTGCAGCATCAATCATCGTGTCGAGTACGGTTTTGCTTCCGTCAAGGTGATCTGCCTGGTTTTGCGCAAAATATCCTATTTGCACATTATGCCCCAGTTTTAATCTTCCTTCATATTTGATCTCATCAACAATTATTTTTGCAAGAGTTGATTTTCCCTGACCGTTTTGACCTACAAATGCCGTTTTACTGTCGCGCTCTATTAAAAGATCTATCCCTTGTAAAACATGCTTATCACCATAACTTTTCTTAATCCCCTCCGCTTCTACAACCACCTTACCCGGCACTACAGACACAGGAAAATTAAGGGTCATCACACTGTTATCATCTTCATCAACCTCAATAACATCCATACGGTTAAGCTTTTTAACTAAAGACTGTGCCATAGTTGCCTTAGAAGCTTTTGCCTTAAATTTAGATATTAGCTTTTCTGTATGTTCTATTTCCTTCTGTTGATTTTTCTGCGCAGCCATTTGTTGTTCGCGCATTTCCTGACGTAAAACTAGATATTGCGAATAGGGTTTAGGGTAATCGTATATTTTACCCAGCGAAATCTCTATCGTACGATTTGTTACATTATCTAAAAACATTTTATCGTGAGATACGATTACAACAGCCCCCTGGTAGTTGCGTAGAAAACTTTCAAGCCAAATAATAGATTCAATATCCAAGTGGTTTGTAGGCTCATCAAGTAATAAAACATCATTATTTTGAAGTAATAATTTAGCCAGCTCAATTCGCATACGCCACCCTCCAGAAAATGTATCTGTAATTTTATTAAAATCTTCTCTACTAAAACCCAGCCCCATTAAGATACGCTCTGTCTCTCCCTGATAGCTATATCCACCGTGAATTTCATATTGATGTTGAACTTCATTAAGTTCAACCATTAAGTCGTGATAATAATTACTTTCGTAATCTGTACGCTCTGCTAATTCAATATTTATCTCTTCAAGACGCGCCTCTAGCTTTTTAATAAGTTCAAAAGCTTCATAAGATTCTTCAAGAACGGTACGTCCCTCTACAAAATCTATATCCTGTTTTAAGAAACCTATCTGAATGTCTTTATCTGTAGCGATCTGGCCGGTGTCGTATTCTTGCTCACGTGAAATTATGCGTAGCATTGTAGATTTACCGGCTCCATTTTTACCCACTAATCCTACCCGATCTCCTTCACCCAGTCTAAACGTAACTTCCTCAAATAGATATTCTCCCTGAAACGAAACAGAGAGGTTGTGAATATTTAACATGCTCTAAATTTTAAGGCGCAAAGTTATTATTAAATGCCGGATTTTCGGCATTTAAAGATTATCGATTTTTGTAACTTTAGATACCTTTAATTATCTGGGAAACCAGTAAAATTACACTATGAAAAAACTTCTCCAGGGAAACCCGTTATATAGCATACTTACTGGCACTTGCCCGGTTTGTCAGCAAAAAAGTATGTATGAGAATCCAAATCCTTATATACTTACAGACACGCTCAAAATGCACGAACGTTGTTTGCATTGCAACACCAAATTTAAAATAGAACCTTCATTTTTCTACGGGGCTATGTATGTAAGTTATGGTGTAGGTATAGCGTTTGCTGTAGCAGCATTTGTAATTACTCACTTTTTTGTAGGTGCAGGTCTGGTAGCAGGTTTTATTTCTATCATTATAACTCTTCTTGTATTTGCGCCTATAATTATGCGTTTGAGTCGGAATATCTGGATTAATTTTTTCTTTAATTATGATGAAGAAAAAGCTAAAGGTACCACTAAAACTTCTTAGGGAATCTAGAAATCGAGATCTCCTCATCAAGGGGAATACCTAGTTCGAGATGCTCAAATAACACTTTAGCGAGGTAGGGTGACATCATCGTACCCCGAGTTCCTAAACCATTTAACAGAACCAATTGTTTATAATTAGGGTGAACACCTATTAGTGGTCTTCTGTCTCCCGTTGTGGGTCGTATTCCTGCTTGTTGCGCTTCAAGCGTATATTCACATGTAATCACTTTATTTAATTTCTGCAATAGCTCTTCTAAAGCTTCAGTAGTAGGGACTGAATCTTTATCTTTCCAGTTAAATGTAGCCCCTACTTTATACAAATCATCTCCTAACGGAATAATAAAAAATGAGGCTTTAAGGGCTTTTGAAAGTCGTAAATCAGGAGCTTTAATGATTAGGTACTCCCCTTTATTGCCTACCAAAGGTAATTTGTTAAAAAATGGATTTTGTTTAATACCATAGCCTTCGGCGAAAACTACTCGTCTAGCCTTGATATCTCTATAGCAAATTGAATCATCACTTTTTAAAACAAGTTCGTCGTAATTAAATTGATCAAAACTCAAAGAATCACTACTCATAAGCGAATGTGCATATGCATCTAATAGGGCAGGAATATCTATACGTGAGGTTTCTTTTACTTCTCCCAACTGTAATGGAGCTTCAATAAAAAGGGAGTTATTTTTAACCAATGATGCATTTAAAAAACGATTTAAAACAGGCTTATCTGTAGCTTCAAACCAATTATTTTGATCTTCAATTGAGGAGAATATTTTTAAAACAGGCAATTCCTTCATAAACGGAAATCCAAACTTCTCATTGAGACGCGTAAAATAGGCTTTCGCAAGGTCAAATTGCTCTTCCCCTTTATAAGGCATAGTATATCGCTTCAAAGTAACCGGATTAATAAGGCCGGCTGCAACTCTACTGGCCGCGCTATCTTTAGTATCTATTACAAAAAATGACTTGTTATGCTGCTCTAATTGATCGCAAAATGCCATCCCGGCAAGACCAAAACCCACAATAAGATAATCTACGTACTTCATAGTGTAAAAATAAGTCATAAAAAAACGCCTTTAAAAAAGGCGTTTTATAAATTTTAGTTGAGAAACATTTACTAGTAGTTCCACATATCACTTTCAAAATTACGTATTTGTTCTTTAATACGTTGAGATTCTAAAAGTTGCATCATTGCATTATCTGCTATATACTCTTTAACTTCACGATCACCCTGTATGTTATCTACCTGATAAATAACGCCATTAAATCGTCTAGAATTTAACAAGTGATCAAATGACAATGGTTGTGCAGAATTTTGAGGATTAAATACTTTAGCCTCGTGTAGAATTTCACGAGCTGTAGGATACCATACCCAAAATAAAGGAACCATAATAGGATCTTCATCATCAATGAAGTTAACATCTGGAGCTACCGGTGCAATACCTATTAAACGGTATTTTAACTCTCCCTGGCGCTTATCAAAATACCAATATCCACGTATCCAATATTGCTCAATATCTGCAGAACTAATATCACGTCTGTCTATATATTGTTCGTCTACTTCGTAACCCGCATTTATCTGCTCAATACCTAAATCTGTAGTATCTACTCGAGACATTGCAGCAGCAATATCTTTTAATTCTATCTTTTGATTAAAATAAGAATCTGCATAAATATCTAAATTACCCGCCTTAATATTCTTAACCAGAACATCGTAAAGCGACCTTCTATCTGAACCTATATTGTTTGTATCAACAGGATAATATAACGGAAAGTTTATACGCTCATCAAGATCTACGATCTCCCAGGTATTCTTACCCCAAAGCACATCTCTGCTATCTACATAACCGTATGGCAAAGGCTTATCATTATCTAACTGAATCTGCCCTTCCGTTTTTTCAAACATCTGAGCAGGCATTTTTGCGTTCAAAATATTAGTTTGCGCAAAAGAAGCAAAACCAATCATCAAACAAAAAACACTAAAAGCTTGCTTTTGGGTGATCATAATTTTTTAATTTTTAATTTGTAAGTTCAATTAGAACCGGTGCAACTTTCTTAAGTCTATAACTACTGTTACCAGAAATTTGAGCGGTAATATCAAATATTTGCACTGTAGATCCTCGCTGAGCTCTTCTCAAAACGTCTATTGCTCTTGAATCTAATCTACTACCATTTACCTGAACTGTAGGTTGACCTGGTACATTAAATTTAAAACCGGTAACACTCAAGTTTAAATCAAAGTCAAAATCCATAAGCTTAGCACCAACAGTTGATATCTCTAACGCATTACGTTGCATTTTTAGTATCCCATCTTCACCACGCAAAGTACCGGTAGGACTTGGAATATCTTTAATACGGAATTTTTTAGAGTCACTTACTTTAGAACCATCTGCCATAGTTCCAGAAACATTTATAGTCACTTCGTTTCCACTACCCGGATTCATAATATAATTACTTCCAGATTGTTTTGACAAACCAGGAGCACTCGCATTTACACTATTATCTGGTACACCAGCAAAACTAATAGTCATTGGGTTTGCAACCCCACGATAAACAACATTCATTTTATCTGCCGAAATAGTAGCTGAGTTAGGCCTGTTAATTACTGCATATTCACTATTAATAGGAATTGACTTTGGCTCACCGTCTTCTGTGTAAACTAATTCTCCTGTAATTTTTCGGGTTCCTACACTTCCTGCAGGAAAATCTAAAACTACCTGTCCCGACTGTAAGTTTTTAACTTCAGAACCATTGATGATTACCTTGTCAAAATTTAGTGAATTGTCAAAACGACCTAAAACTACTTTTCCTTTAAAGCTTTCTCCAGAGAAGAATGCAGTTTTTTCTGCAATAACGATTGCCTCATAATTACTTAAAGAAACATCTTTACTTAACTGTCCCTGTAGTAAAGAAGAGTACACTTCTGACTCAGCAGCGCGAATATCATTTTGCATTTGCGTAAAACGCGTAATCGAAGCCGCTAATGGATAGCCTTCAAAGTTATATTTTAACCAGGCAATCTCTTTACCGTCTTTGTTAGTTTGTGGCTCAACTGCAAAAGTATTTTGTACGATTTTGTTAACGTCTGAAAATTCATCACCTAGTACAGTTGCCATTTGGCTTTTATAATTTTCAATTTTAGCCAAAAACGCATCACCTTCCTTAGTATATCTATCTCCTGTAAACCAACGTTCGTCAAGAACTGCTGTTTTATCAAGATTGGCATAACTACTAGTGTCTATACCATCTGTAAGCGTATCTTTTATACTTGCTAAGTAAGCGTAGAATTCATCAGAAATCTTCTTAACATCTCGGGCTTTACCTAACAAAGGCTGATATTTTGCCGGCTGTTCTGCTGCCTTCGCTTCAAGACCCGCCATAGCTAATTGATTATCTTCAGCTAATCTAGAATTTGAATTCGTAAATTTTACGTCAAATATTTTAAACGCATTTAAAATCTCTTTATCTACATTCATTGCAATCATCGCAATAAATACCAGATACATCAGATTTATCATTTTTTGTCTTGGGGACTGTGTTCCTCCTGCCATAATGGTATGTTTTCTACTGAATTAATAGTTTTTATTAGTAATTCAGTTATCTCTTATTCATAGCAGAAAGCATTCCGCCATAAACACCATTAAGTGAAGAAAGGTTAGTCGCAAGACTCTCCATTTGCTCTTTTAATTTACCTGCATTATTTGCAACTTCATTATTAATTTCTGCCTGACGGCCAGCTGTCTCAACCTGAACTTTGTACAAACTGTTTAAAGATTCCATTTGCGCAGCAGCAAGAGCCATTTCCTGACTGTATTTTTTTGTAGAATTCATTGCTTCTGCCGTTGGCGCCATACCTTTAGCTGCACCTTCAAAGCTGCGGATGCTTGTACTTAGACTATTCATTAATTCAGAATCAATACGAGCATCTTTAAGCATCGCATCAAGTTTTTGAGAAAGTAAACCTTTCTCTTCAACAACTTCTACAGTTTTCTTAGGGCGCGCCGCAGGTGTATCTCCTGCTAATTCCGGGTAAACTAAAGACCAGTCCAAATCCTGAGTAGGTCTCTCAAATGCTGAATAACCAAATACTAAAGCTTCTACCACCATCCCCAGTGTTAGAATTTCTGAACCATATGGCCAGTGCTGAATTTTAAACAAAGCTCCTACAATAACTATAGCAGCTCCCAAACCATAAATCATGTTTGTAACGGAAAGACTTCCTTTTTTTGCCATCTTTTTCTGAGATTTAAATTTTTAATTAGGTTAAAGTGTATTCGGGGGAAAATTAATCTTAATAATATTAGCGTCTTGAAGGCCCTTTTCTCATATTAACATCTTGATCTACACCAAGATAGTCCTGCACCGTTCTAAAACCAATGTAACTACGTGCAGAATCAGCATACTCATAATCACGAGTACTCACTTGAATGATGTATGCTACATCTTTCCAAGAGCCACCTCTTACAACTTTGCGTTGGTTTTTTGAGTCGCTAACATTAGGGTTCATTGTAGAAATATACTCATAGGCATTAGGATCATAAGAAGATCCTACCCATTCAGAAACATTACCTGCCATATTATAAAGATCGTAGTCATTAGGCTCATAGGAGTCTGCCTCAACTGTATATAAAGCCTGATCTGCAGCATAATCTCCTCTTAATGGCTTAAAGTTAGCCATAAAACAACCTCTGTCATTTTTGGTATAGGGACCACCCCATGGATAAGTAGCACTTTCTAGACCACCACGGGCAGCATATTCCCATTCTGCCTCACTTGGCAAACGAAATCTATTAACTAACTCCTGACCTCTCTGTTTCTTATATGAGTTTTTATTATCTGTACGCCATTGACAAAAGGCTTTTGCTTGCTGCCAGCTAACTCCTACAACTGGGTAATCATCATATGCGCTATGCCAGAAATAATCATTATGCATAGGTTCATTATACGAATAAGCAAAATCCTTAATCCAAACTGTAGTATCAGGATAAATCTTAGTTTCTTCAGTTCTGATGAAATCTTTACGCTTACCATCTTTTTGGCGTGCGGCAGCTTCCATATCAAGATATCTATATTTGTAAACAAGTTTATTTACATCTATTGTACGTTGACCATTGTAAGATTCTTCTAAAGGAATATACATTGTATCCATTACCTCAACATAATACTCGTCAGGATAATCCATAGGATCTGTAATTAACTCTATATCCCAATTAAGTTTACGATCACTATAATCATCACTTAAGCTGTAATAATTATCATACATATACTGCTCATAGGGAGTCATATCATCTGGATCATAATCAACAAATGCAAACTCTCCTATACCATCGTTACCAGGCGTTTCTCCCAGATCATCTGCTAAAATAGCTAAACGTGCGCGTGTAACTGAGTCGCGTACCCATTTAACAAATTGACGGTATTCTGTATTGGTAATTTCAGTTTCATCCATATAAAATGAACGAACTGTTACGGTTTTAGTAGGAGCATTTTTAATGGCAGCGATATCATCATCACTTTTACCCATAATAAAAGCACCACCAGAGACTAAAGTCATCCCGTATGGCTTTTCGGGGTTCCACTTTTTCCCTTTGACTCCCACAAGTTCACCACGATCGTTACGACCACAACTAACTAATAAGCTTACAATCGCAATAAATGCAATAAACTTCTTCATAGGTAAATTAGGTTAAATCTAGATTTGAGACGGTAAACCTATCTATAAAATTGCTAAAAAACAATTTTTTGATAAAAATTACATTCAAAACTAAAAAGTTTTGTTAATTAAATTTCATTCTTACGCTTTGCTTTATACCAGCGTTCCGGTATTTCCTGGTTACAGGCATTTATATAATCGTCTTCAGTGCAAGGTAATAACGTGTTCCTTTTTAATTTATTATTAACGCCTTTCATAAATGGAATTTCTATCCACCAGCGTTCAGAGACGGTACTTTTATAGAAGCTAAGCAACTCATCATCAACAGGAACACTATAGTGTAAGAAATTTGTCTCCCTGTCTTGTAATCGTTCATTTACTCTAAAATTTACTCCTTCGATAAAATACCAAAGTAATTGAGCTATAAGTGCCGCACCTGTTTCATTATTTCTCTGCAAATTATATTCAAATACACCAAAAACACTTACGCGATCACTAATTCCTGCATACCTTGCAATTGCGCATATTTCTCTTCCATTAAAACCATTAACGTTATGAGGATGCATATAACCTAAAACTTCAGATTGAATAGAAGACAAATCTAAACTAACAATGTCTGCATCACGCATTACTGGCTCTACAGCGCTTAAATCTGAAGTTAAATTTCCTAGTCTAAAAGAATCAAAATATAACTTTTCCATCAGGTCAATTTCTTCCTGAGAGTTGTAATAGGTTTGATACCCTATATTTGAATAATTGAATAAATTATAAGGTTGATCTACAATAATTCTACCTACATATGATTTATTTGTAATTGGCAAACTACTGTTTCCTAAATCAAAATGCCCATCTACATTTACTAAATTAACCATTTGATCCAGCCCGTCAAATGCTCTGTATAGTGCATACGTAAGATCTTGACTACCGCCAAGAACTAATGGTATTATATTATTTTTTACAAGTTGAGTTATTATTTCCTTTAAAGCATAAAAAGTATCTGAAGCGCTATCTCCCGGTTCTAAATCACCCAGATCCCCTATTTTAGTATACCAGTTACCCGGAAACAGCGCATATAAAGCTTTACGAATGGCCGTAAAATCTAAACTCGAATCTATATAATCTACTGCTCCTCTACTCTCCCGAACACCAATTATTGCAATGTTTAAATTTTGCATTTCTGGTAAACCACCCTGTCGCGAGTGCACTTTAATTACGGAAGCTAAACTCTGTTCATTGAGTAAATCTGCGTGTGCAATTATCGCGTCTGAAACTGGGGACAAATTTTCAAAAGCCATTTATTTTTTCTTTTTTGCTGGTGCTTTCTTAGCTGTACTTTTCTTAGCTGCTGTTTTTTTAGCTGCCGGTTTTTTAGCGGCTTTTTTCTTAGGCCCCTGCTTCTCTAAAATTGCTTTTACCTCTTCTAAAGTTAAGGCCGCAGCATCTACTGTTTTAGGTAGTTCTATTTTAACTTTACCTTTTATAATATTAGACCTTCCCCATCTTGCCTTTTCTACACGTATTCCCTCTTCCTTAAAATCGTGTAAGACCTTATCTTTCTCTTTTTGCTTTTTATCTTCAATTAACTCAACGATATCTTTATCTGTTAAGTTATCAAAATCGTACTTTTTATTAACATTAATAAATATGCTATTCCACTTTAAGTAAGGCCCAAAACGACCCACACCTTTCTGAACAGGCTTATCTTCATACGTGTAAATAGGCGCATCTGCCTTTTGTTTTTCTTTAATATACTTAACTGCTTCATCATACTCAACTTCTAAAGGATCTATACCTTTAGGAAGTGAAACAAAAGCTTTTCCGAATTTAACGTAAGGTCCAAAACGACCATTATTAACCTCTACCGGCTCTCCTTCAAACTCCCCTAATTCACGAGGAAGTTTAAAAAGATCCATTGCCTCTTCAAAGGTTATGCTTTCTAATTGCTGATCTGGTAAGAGACCCGCAAACAGTGGTTTTTCTTCATCTTCAACAGAGCCTATTTGAACCATTGCTCCATATTTACCAAGACGTACGCTTACCGGTTTGCCAGACTTTGGATCTTTACCCAAGACACGCTCGCCTACCTCGCGATCTGCATTTTCTGCAACGTGTTTAACCTGAGGATGAAAGTCTTTATAAAAATCTTTCATCATTTTTGTCCACTCTTCGTTGCCTTCGGCAATCTCATCAAAATCCTGCTCAACTTTTGCTGTAAAATTGTAATCAAGAATATTTTCAAAATGCATTACAAGGAAGTCGTTTACTACCATTCCCACATCTGTAGGAACTAATTTTCCTTTATCTGAGCCTACCTTTTCAGACAACTTAGTAGCTTTAACAGCTCCTTTCTTTAGTGTGATTAAATCGTACTCACGCTCTACCCCTTCAACATTACCTTTCTCAATATATTTTCTATTTTGAATGGTCGTAATTGTAGGTGCATAAGTTGACGGTCTTCCTATACCTAATTCTTCTAACTTCTTTACTAATGACGCTTCAGTGTAACGATATGGAGCTCTGGTAAAACGCTCGGTAGCAGTGATCCAATGATTATCAAGCACTTCTCCTTCTTTTAATGGAGGTAGAATTCCGTTTTCTTCCTGGTCTTCATCATCTGTCCCTTCCAGATATACTTTTAAAAAACCATCAAATTTGATAACTTCTCCGTTTGCTGTGAAATTTGAAGGATGGTTTGAAGATGCAATTTGCACATTTGTACGTTCTAGCTTAGCTTCACTCATTTGTGAGGCAATTGCTCGTTTCCAGATAAGCTCGTATAATCGCGCCTGATCTCTTTCTATATTAACGGAGTGCTTACTAAAATCTGTAGGTCTAATTGCTTCGTGAGCTTCTTGAGCTCCTTTACTTTTTCCTTTATAATTGCGCTCTTTATGGTATTTAGTACCATATGCAGAGTTAATTTCGTTTCCTGCAGCCTCTTTTGCATCTTGAGAAAGATTTACACTATCTGTTCTCATATAAGTAATAAGACCCGCCTCATAAAGACGTTGCGCCATATTCATCGTTTTACTTACCGAAAAATACAACTTACGCGCTGCCTCCTGCTGTAATGTAGAAGTAGTAAACGGTGGTGCCGGAGATTTACTAGCCGGTTTAGTTGTTAATGCATCTACTTTAAATGTAGCATTAGCATTTGCTTTTAGAAATTCTTCAGCTTCCTTTTTTGTATCTAAATTTTTAGGAAGTTTCGCTTTTAAAGTACGACCGTCTGCATTAGCAAATTCAGCATCAACTCTAAAATAATCTTCAGTATTAAAAGCCTGAATTTCGCGTTCACGCTCTACAATAAGTCTTACTGATACAGATTGTACACGACCTGCAGATAAACCTCCTTTTACTTTTCGCCATAAAACCGGTGATATCTCATAACCTACCAGACGATCAAGTACACGTCTTGCTTGTTGTGCATTTACCAGATTATAGTCAATATCACGTGGATTGTCTATCGCTTTAAGAATAGCTTTTTTAGTAATTTCAGAAAAAACAATTCGTTTTGTCTTTGCTTTATCAAGATTTAATTCTTCTGCAAGATGCCAGGCTATAGCTTCCCCCTCCCGATCCTCATCACTCGCTAGCCAAACCATTTCTGCTTTATCAGCTAAGTCTCGTAGTTTTTTAACAACCGCTTTCTTATCTTTATTTACTGTATATTTTGGCGTAAAATCACCCTCAACATCTACTCCGAGTTCCTTTGTTGGCAGATCTGCAATATGACCAAAACTACTTTCTACTTTATAATCTGAACCCAGAAATTTCTCAATAGTTTTAGCCTTTGCAGGTGACTCAACAATTACAAGATTTTTTGCCATAACGCTTTTTTCAAAATTTGTCAATCAAAATAAAACTAAAAGGAGCTTAATTTAATTTTGATTTTAGAATCGCAAAAGTAGTAGAAAATTTATTATTGAGACCAGAAACCTCATTTAGACCCTAAATAGCTTTTAGCTTGTAGTATTTAATTCGCTTAAATATATAACCTACATCACTTTACTAATGAATTTAAATTTCGGTCTAATGACACTTTGTCACAAGTTGAGTTAATCGTATCTTTGCCCACTATTTTTAGGAAGCAGACCGTATTATGGAGAAAGTTATAGACGAAAATAAACAAGGAGAAACACTGGTTTTAGAACCTCAAAAAACAAATACTAAAAAGCTTTTTATTGAAAGCTACGGTTGCCAAATGAATTTTAGCGACAGTGAGATTGTTGCTTCTATACTTGCAGATCAAGGTTACAACACCACCTCAAAGCTTGAGGACGCAGATCTTGTACTTGTAAACACCTGCTCTATACGTGATAAAGCAGAGCAGACCGTACGCAAACGTCTTGAAAAATATAATGCCGTAAAGAAAATAAACCCGGCTATGAAAGTAGGCGTGCTGGGTTGTATGGCAGAACGCTTAAAAAGCAAATTTTTAGAAGAAGAGAAAATCGTAGACCTTGTTGTAGGCCCTGATGCCTACAAAGATTTACCTAACTTATTAAGCGAGGTTGAAGAAGGTCGTGATGCAATAAATGTTATTCTTTCTAAAGAAGAAACGTACGGCGACATAGCACCTGTGCGTTTACAAAGTAATGGTGTTACAGCTTTTGTGAGCATCACCAGAGGTTGTGATAATATGTGCACCTTTTGCGTAGTACCTTTTACCAGAGGACGCGAACGCAGCCGTGACCCTCAAAGTATTATTGAAGAAGTTAACGATCTTGCCTCGAGAGGCTTTAAAGAAGTCACTTTATTAGGACAAAATGTTGACAGTTTTTTATGGTATGGCGGCGGTCTTAAAAAAGATTTTGACAAAGCGAGCGAGATGGCGCAGGCAACAGCGGTTAACTTTTCTGGCTTATTAGCTCTTGTAGCAGAGGCTCAACCTAAAATGCGTATTAGATTTTCAACTTCAAATCCTCAGGATATGACGTTAGATGTTATACGTACTATGGCTAAATATGATAATATTTGCAACTATATACACCTGCCGGTGCAAAGCGGAAGTGATCGTATTTTAAAAGAAATGAATCGCCTACACACAAGGCAAGAATACTTTGACCTAATAGATAATATACGTGAAATAATGCCAGATTGTGGTATATCTCAAGATATTATTACCGGGTTTCCTACGGAAACGGAAGAAGATCATCAAGACACATTAAGCTTAATGCGTTATGTAAAATATGACTTTGGTTTTATGTTTGCCTATAGCGAGCGTCCCGGAACAATGGCAGCTCGTAAACTTGAAGATGATATCCCGTTAGAGGTAAAAAAACGACGCCTTGCCGAAGTCATCGCATTGCAATTAGAACACTCACACCACAATACTAAAAAACAGGTAGGCCGCGTCGTTGAAGTTCTTATTGAAAAAGAATCTAAGAAAAGTGACGCAGAATGGTCTGGTCGTAATTCTCAAAATACAGTAGTTGTGTTCCCAAAAGAACATTATAAAATAGGCGACTTTGTAAACGTAGAAATTCTTTCGTGCACCACTTCTACTCTTTTAGGTAAAGCTGTAGGTTATTCTTCAAACAATTAATTAATAGTTAATGGAATCAGTTCACGCTATAAAACAACGTTTTGGGATCATTGGAGATGACCCCAAACTCAATCGTGCGATTGAAAAAGCGATACAGGTAGCCCCTACAGATATTTCGGTTCTGGTTACCGGTGAAAGTGGTGTAGGTAAAGAAAGTATTCCACGCATA
The sequence above is a segment of the Leeuwenhoekiella sp. MAR_2009_132 genome. Coding sequences within it:
- a CDS encoding DUF983 domain-containing protein, whose protein sequence is MKKLLQGNPLYSILTGTCPVCQQKSMYENPNPYILTDTLKMHERCLHCNTKFKIEPSFFYGAMYVSYGVGIAFAVAAFVITHFFVGAGLVAGFISIIITLLVFAPIIMRLSRNIWINFFFNYDEEKAKGTTKTS
- the gldN gene encoding gliding motility protein GldN, whose amino-acid sequence is MITQKQAFSVFCLMIGFASFAQTNILNAKMPAQMFEKTEGQIQLDNDKPLPYGYVDSRDVLWGKNTWEIVDLDERINFPLYYPVDTNNIGSDRRSLYDVLVKNIKAGNLDIYADSYFNQKIELKDIAAAMSRVDTTDLGIEQINAGYEVDEQYIDRRDISSADIEQYWIRGYWYFDKRQGELKYRLIGIAPVAPDVNFIDDEDPIMVPLFWVWYPTAREILHEAKVFNPQNSAQPLSFDHLLNSRRFNGVIYQVDNIQGDREVKEYIADNAMMQLLESQRIKEQIRNFESDMWNY
- a CDS encoding NAD(P)/FAD-dependent oxidoreductase yields the protein MKYVDYLIVGFGLAGMAFCDQLEQHNKSFFVIDTKDSAASRVAAGLINPVTLKRYTMPYKGEEQFDLAKAYFTRLNEKFGFPFMKELPVLKIFSSIEDQNNWFEATDKPVLNRFLNASLVKNNSLFIEAPLQLGEVKETSRIDIPALLDAYAHSLMSSDSLSFDQFNYDELVLKSDDSICYRDIKARRVVFAEGYGIKQNPFFNKLPLVGNKGEYLIIKAPDLRLSKALKASFFIIPLGDDLYKVGATFNWKDKDSVPTTEALEELLQKLNKVITCEYTLEAQQAGIRPTTGDRRPLIGVHPNYKQLVLLNGLGTRGTMMSPYLAKVLFEHLELGIPLDEEISISRFPKKF
- a CDS encoding ABC-F family ATP-binding cassette domain-containing protein, whose product is MLNIHNLSVSFQGEYLFEEVTFRLGEGDRVGLVGKNGAGKSTMLRIISREQEYDTGQIATDKDIQIGFLKQDIDFVEGRTVLEESYEAFELIKKLEARLEEINIELAERTDYESNYYHDLMVELNEVQHQYEIHGGYSYQGETERILMGLGFSREDFNKITDTFSGGWRMRIELAKLLLQNNDVLLLDEPTNHLDIESIIWLESFLRNYQGAVVIVSHDKMFLDNVTNRTIEISLGKIYDYPKPYSQYLVLRQEMREQQMAAQKNQQKEIEHTEKLISKFKAKASKATMAQSLVKKLNRMDVIEVDEDDNSVMTLNFPVSVVPGKVVVEAEGIKKSYGDKHVLQGIDLLIERDSKTAFVGQNGQGKSTLAKIIVDEIKYEGRLKLGHNVQIGYFAQNQADHLDGSKTVLDTMIDAANEKNRSKVRDILGSFLFRGEEAEKYVRVLSGGERNRLALAKLMLQPFNVLVMDEPTNHLDIKSKNVLKEALKSFQGTLLLVSHDRDFLQGLTSTVYEFKDHKIKEYLGDIDYYLEKRAVENLRDLEKKDPKVKVKEAAPKVEYKDQKKVKSLNNQLSNIESEVNKLEREIKIMDQELAADYAKTSSKPDFFKRYEAKKKKIEELTSKWGEVTEELELYN